The sequence CGGCCATCATCGCCTGCACCCTGGGGCTGGGGCTGGCCGCGGACGCGCTGTACCCGGCGCTGGGCCTGTCCACCGGCGACTGGGTGGCCGGACCGGGCGAGGAACCCCCGGGCGTCTGGGCCATGGTTATGGCCGTGGCGCTGCTGCTGCTCATCCTGCGGGCGGTGGTCCCCAAGCTCCGCAAGGCTGGCTGAGAAGGACTATTGCCAGGCTGAGCGCCAACAGGACAATCACCGCCGCCAGCCGCCATTCTTTTTTGCTGCGTTGAAATCGAGGCCAGGGAGAGGGCTTAGCCTTCTCTCCGGCTCTCTTTTATCCACCCGGGCAGCACGCTCTCCAGAAAACCAGCATGCACCCGCCATGTATCCGGTCCGTAGCCCCCGGCCATGAGCCAGCATTGGGGGATGCGGCGTGTGGCGAGGAAGTCGTGGACCATGGTGTCGCGGGTGTGGAGCTGCTCCAGAGTGAGTTTGAGCAGGGAGGCGCTTTCCAGGCGGTCGTGCTCCCAGGGGTCGGCTCCGCCCACCACCATGGCCAGTTCGGGAGGCTCGCGCTCGGACAGGGTGGCCAGCAGGTCCAGGCCGTTTTCCAGGGCGGGGAGGTAGGTGTCCTCCGCGCCTTCGGCGATGGGAATGTCGATGGTGGAGGGGATGAAGGCGGGCTTCAGGCGCCCCCGCTCGTCCAGGGGCGGCTGGTCGAGGGGCCAGCCGTGGGCCATGTGGATGGACAGGGTGCGGGTGAGGGGGGCGTCGATGCAGAGTTCGGCCGTGCCGTCGCCCTTGTGTGCGTCCGTGTCGATGATCCAGGCGCGGTTGATCGCGCCTTCGCGCCGCAGCGCGCGCACGGCCAGGACCACGTCGTTGACCGGGCAGAAGCCCCGGCCCTTGGCCCGTCCCGCGTGGTGCATGCCGCCGGAGAGGAAGAAGCAGAAGCCGTTCTCAAGGGCCAGCCGGGCCGCAGCCATGGAGCCTCCGGCCCGCTGGGCGGCTCGCGCGGCCAGGTCGCGCAGGGGCTGGTCGGCGGTTTCCGGGGTGAAGCGGCCGGGGGTGTCCAACTCGTAGACCTCCCGCATGATGCGGGAGGGGTCGTCGGAAAGGAGTTCGTCCACGTAGGCGGCGTCGTGGACCAGCAGCAGGTCGTCGCGGGTGGCCGGGGGCATGGCTGCGGCGCGCAGCCAGCGGTTTTCGCGTCCCGCCAGTCCGGGGACTTCGCGCAGCGCCTCCACCACCCGTCCCCGGATGGACCCCATGCGGGGCACGTTGATGCCGTAGCCGCCGAAGCCGAGTTCCGCGTCCTGGTCGTGCAGCAGCATGGCCGACAGGCTACCGCAGGCCGCCTGCGCGGGAAAGCCTTCAGTTGAAATGGGTTTGCGGGAAGGAGGTGCGGTAGACCACCGAGTTCAGGTCCGCTCCGGCGTTGGCCAGCACCCGCTCCCAGAAGTCCTTGAGCCGGGCCAGTTCGCCCGGGTCGGTGACGCGGTGGCTGGGCACCCGCATGATGATGATCTTGTCGAACACGTCCAGCTTGGCCATGTAGGCGTCTATCTCGCCCCAGTCCAGCCGGGCGCGCGCCCGCTCCAGCCCCCGCTCCAGGTTCACGGTCCGGTCCTCGGCCCCCCACTCGTCGCAGGCCTCCAGCATGTCCGAGACCACCACCAGGGTGTTGCTGCGCCCCGGCGGCACGTCGCCGGAATGCAGCCGGTTGGCCGCTTCGTGCAGGGAGGTGATTAGGCAGGACACGGGGTCTGTCCATTTTTCCCGGGAATGCTGCGTGTCCCAGGCGGACATGAGATCCGGCTCCAGTTCCGCGAAGAGGCTGGACAGCTTATCCCGGTGCTGCTCCGCGCCGCCTATGGAGCGGTCGAAGCCGAGTTCCGCCCGGCAGGCTGGCCTAGCGTTGCACAGGGCCTGGTCCACGGTCCAGACCACCACCCGGCTGCGTTCCGGCAGCCCCAGGAAGAACTTTTCGAACCGTTCCACCAGTCCGGCGAATCGCTCCTTCTCCCCGGGGTGGTAGACCGAGGCGTCGAACAGGACGAGGAGGTTGGAGGTCTCTCCGCCATTTTGCCCGGCGGATGCCACGGCCATGGATTCGCGGGCCGCGCCGGGGTCTTGGCCGTCGTCCCCGCCTCCCA is a genomic window of Desulfohalovibrio reitneri containing:
- a CDS encoding histone deacetylase family protein; the encoded protein is MLLHDQDAELGFGGYGINVPRMGSIRGRVVEALREVPGLAGRENRWLRAAAMPPATRDDLLLVHDAAYVDELLSDDPSRIMREVYELDTPGRFTPETADQPLRDLAARAAQRAGGSMAAARLALENGFCFFLSGGMHHAGRAKGRGFCPVNDVVLAVRALRREGAINRAWIIDTDAHKGDGTAELCIDAPLTRTLSIHMAHGWPLDQPPLDERGRLKPAFIPSTIDIPIAEGAEDTYLPALENGLDLLATLSEREPPELAMVVGGADPWEHDRLESASLLKLTLEQLHTRDTMVHDFLATRRIPQCWLMAGGYGPDTWRVHAGFLESVLPGWIKESRREG